A portion of the Maylandia zebra isolate NMK-2024a linkage group LG9, Mzebra_GT3a, whole genome shotgun sequence genome contains these proteins:
- the LOC143420472 gene encoding uncharacterized protein LOC143420472 isoform X1 produces MSSTKKDQRGPRSQRSQEADKPHRRKREKKNTCDECGKDFTWKFKLKQHQLIHTGERPFSCDLCGKSFSWKNSLKRHQVVHSGVKAYSCDQCGRAFIHSSHLQRHLVTHSGIKAYSCDICGKTFSQLGYRNIHLRIHTGEDVYWCDQCGKYFTTDAHLQSHMFTHTEERPYQCDLCEKTFKTPQYLRKHQQIHTRKRLYKCSYCEKQSDTDGSTSQPCHRCGGGKDFRCDICGKTFSHQASLKIHQRKHTGDKLKYCKECGRSFPTSSDLKQHELFHSGVKKHLCDQCGSSFTTAGDLKTHKRVHTGAKPYKCRHCDKSFSHSGSRNEHERTHMEGNYSCEQCDKSFSNLSSYSAHKRSHVTNKLFHCYHCAKTFTSLSALCKHQRDHAGLKPFPSQDDIESEERETSSSGFRVQLKTLEIRLHRAQVGSP; encoded by the exons gaccaacgtggaccgagaagtcagcgctctcaggaggccgacaaacctcacagaagaaagagagagaaaaaaaacacctgtgacgagtgtgggaaggattttacctggaagtttaaactaaaacaacatcagctcatccacactggagagagaccgttcagctgtgacttgtgtggaaagtcgtTTTCCTGGAAGAATTCCCTGAAAAGACACCAAgtcgtccacagtggagttaaagcttacagctgtgatcagtgtggcagagcttttattcacagtagccacttacagagacatctagttacccactctggaattaaggcatacagctgtgacatctgtggaaaaacattCAGCCAGCTAGGGTACCGAAAtatacacctacgcattcacaccggAGAAGATGTGTACtggtgtgatcagtgtggcaaatactttacaacagacgcacacttacaaagccacatgtttacccacactgaggagagaccttatcaatgtgacctgtgtgagaagacttttaaaactccacagtacctgagaaaacaccaacagatccacaccagaaagagactctacaagtgcagttactgtgag aagcagagcgacacagatggatccacttctcaaccctgtcatcgctgtggtggtgggaaagactttcgttgtgacatctgtggaaaaactttcagtcaccAAGCCAGCCTAAAAATACATCAACgtaaacacactggagacaaactgaaatactgcaaagaatgtgggagaagcttccccaCATCAAGTgacttaaaacaacatgaactctttcacagtggggtcaaaaagcacctctgtgatcagtgtgggtcatccttcaccactgcaggtgaccttaaaacacacaaacgagtccacacaggagcgaaaccatacaagtgcagacactgtgacaaaagcttctcacaTTCAGGTAGTCGTAACGagcatgaacgtacacacatggaaggaaactacagctgtgagcagtgtgacaagagcttcagtaatctcagttcatactctgcacacaaacgatcccacgttactaataaactgtttcactgttaccactgtgccaaaacattcacttcattatctgctctgtgcaaacatcagcgcgatcacgcAGGGCTAAAACCGTTCCCATCACAGGACGACATCGaatctgaagagagagaaacatcctcttctggtttcagagtccaacttaaaaccctggagatcaggctccacagagctCAGGTCGGCTCTCCTTAA
- the LOC143420472 gene encoding uncharacterized protein LOC143420472 isoform X2 codes for MSSTKKDQRGPRSQRSQEADKPHRRKREKKNTCDECGKDFTWKFKLKQHQLIHTGERPFSCDLCGKSFSWKNSLKRHQVVHSGVKAYSCDQCGRAFIHSSHLQRHLVTHSGIKAYSCDICGKTFSQLGYRNIHLRIHTGEDVYWCDQCGKYFTTDAHLQSHMFTHTEERPYQCDLCEKTFKTPQYLRKHQQIHTRKRLYKCSYCEQSDTDGSTSQPCHRCGGGKDFRCDICGKTFSHQASLKIHQRKHTGDKLKYCKECGRSFPTSSDLKQHELFHSGVKKHLCDQCGSSFTTAGDLKTHKRVHTGAKPYKCRHCDKSFSHSGSRNEHERTHMEGNYSCEQCDKSFSNLSSYSAHKRSHVTNKLFHCYHCAKTFTSLSALCKHQRDHAGLKPFPSQDDIESEERETSSSGFRVQLKTLEIRLHRAQVGSP; via the exons gaccaacgtggaccgagaagtcagcgctctcaggaggccgacaaacctcacagaagaaagagagagaaaaaaaacacctgtgacgagtgtgggaaggattttacctggaagtttaaactaaaacaacatcagctcatccacactggagagagaccgttcagctgtgacttgtgtggaaagtcgtTTTCCTGGAAGAATTCCCTGAAAAGACACCAAgtcgtccacagtggagttaaagcttacagctgtgatcagtgtggcagagcttttattcacagtagccacttacagagacatctagttacccactctggaattaaggcatacagctgtgacatctgtggaaaaacattCAGCCAGCTAGGGTACCGAAAtatacacctacgcattcacaccggAGAAGATGTGTACtggtgtgatcagtgtggcaaatactttacaacagacgcacacttacaaagccacatgtttacccacactgaggagagaccttatcaatgtgacctgtgtgagaagacttttaaaactccacagtacctgagaaaacaccaacagatccacaccagaaagagactctacaagtgcagttactgtgag cagagcgacacagatggatccacttctcaaccctgtcatcgctgtggtggtgggaaagactttcgttgtgacatctgtggaaaaactttcagtcaccAAGCCAGCCTAAAAATACATCAACgtaaacacactggagacaaactgaaatactgcaaagaatgtgggagaagcttccccaCATCAAGTgacttaaaacaacatgaactctttcacagtggggtcaaaaagcacctctgtgatcagtgtgggtcatccttcaccactgcaggtgaccttaaaacacacaaacgagtccacacaggagcgaaaccatacaagtgcagacactgtgacaaaagcttctcacaTTCAGGTAGTCGTAACGagcatgaacgtacacacatggaaggaaactacagctgtgagcagtgtgacaagagcttcagtaatctcagttcatactctgcacacaaacgatcccacgttactaataaactgtttcactgttaccactgtgccaaaacattcacttcattatctgctctgtgcaaacatcagcgcgatcacgcAGGGCTAAAACCGTTCCCATCACAGGACGACATCGaatctgaagagagagaaacatcctcttctggtttcagagtccaacttaaaaccctggagatcaggctccacagagctCAGGTCGGCTCTCCTTAA
- the LOC143420228 gene encoding kinesin-like protein KIF1B, translated as MRPGSVVSKKGFLSFVEPRSNSWGKHFVVVRRPYDFIYNSDQDPVERGVLNLSTAQVEYSEDQQAMLKTPNTFAVCTKHGGILLQATNENDMNDWLYAFNPLLAGTIRPCQYSRSSILDQLKAFEGVFMTSENSKLQFPRTCMNSSTAKPQKPNRLIRDLNPGPLTPKVKREKLP; from the exons ATGCGACCAGG ATCTGTTGTGTCCAAGAAGGGTTTTCTAAGCTTCGTGGAGCCTCGCTCTAACTCATGGGGGAAGCATTTTGTGGTTGTTCGCCGGCCCTACGACTTCATCTACAACAGCGACCAGGACCCCGTGGAGCGAGGCGTCCTCAACCTCTCCACAGCACAGGTGGAATACAGCGAAGACCAGCAGGCCATGCTTAAG acGCCCAACACATTTGCAGTGTGCACAAAACATGGAGGCATCCTCCTGCAGGCCACCAACGAGAACGACATGAACGACTGGCTGTACGCTTTTAATCCTCTGCTAGCAGGAACGataag gcCCTGCCAGTACTCTCGctccagcattttggatcagctgaaggcttttgagGGAGTTTTTATGACATCTGAAAATAGCAAATTACAGTTTCCCAGGACTTGCATGAACAGTTCAACAGcaaagccccaaaaaccaaacaggCTCATcagggatttgaacccaggaccgcTTACACCCAAAGTGAAAAGGGAAAAGCTTCCTTAG